One genomic segment of Longimicrobiales bacterium includes these proteins:
- the fabG gene encoding 3-oxoacyl-ACP reductase FabG, with translation MESDMHGAVEALLDEVGAETHSQALFEGANLRGQVAIVSGGSSGIGRAVALELARCGCHVAFCFLDTGSEARLDAQEVARKLREMEVRVLFRSCDVRDSRDVSSFVAEVQEELGGIQILVNNAGIGRDRAIWHMEDHEWEAVVRTNLDGVFFFTRAVAPFMRAQEYGKIVNVTSVHGIRSEFGISNYASSKAGLIGLTRSSAVELGSRNINVNAVAPGYIRTTRLTDGVPSEVLDKAREQAVLGRLGDPQDVAGVVLFLCSEVARHITGAVIPVDGGYLL, from the coding sequence ATGGAATCAGATATGCATGGCGCAGTCGAGGCGCTACTCGACGAGGTGGGTGCCGAGACCCATTCGCAGGCGCTGTTCGAAGGCGCGAACCTCCGGGGCCAGGTCGCGATCGTAAGCGGCGGTTCGAGTGGGATTGGGCGTGCGGTAGCGCTGGAGTTAGCTCGCTGCGGGTGCCACGTCGCGTTCTGCTTCCTGGATACCGGTTCGGAAGCTCGGCTCGATGCGCAGGAGGTCGCCCGCAAGCTTCGCGAGATGGAGGTGCGGGTGTTGTTCCGTTCCTGCGACGTCCGAGACAGCCGGGACGTGAGCAGCTTCGTCGCCGAGGTCCAGGAAGAACTCGGTGGAATTCAGATTCTGGTGAACAATGCGGGGATCGGCCGTGACCGTGCGATATGGCATATGGAGGATCACGAGTGGGAGGCCGTCGTCCGGACGAACCTAGACGGGGTCTTCTTCTTCACTCGCGCGGTCGCCCCGTTCATGCGGGCGCAGGAGTATGGAAAGATCGTGAACGTCACGTCCGTGCACGGCATCCGTTCCGAATTCGGAATTTCGAACTACGCGTCGTCGAAGGCTGGACTCATTGGCCTCACACGAAGCTCGGCAGTTGAGTTGGGGTCCAGAAACATCAACGTGAACGCGGTTGCTCCCGGGTATATCCGGACGACCCGGCTCACAGATGGGGTGCCTTCCGAGGTTCTCGACAAGGCTCGTGAGCAGGCGGTTCTGGGCCGTCTCGGGGACCCTCAGGACGTAGCTGGCGTCGTGCTTTTTCTCTGTTCTGAGGTGGCTCGCCATATCACCGGCGCCGTGATTCCGGTAGATGGCGGCTACCTCTTGTAA